Within the Telopea speciosissima isolate NSW1024214 ecotype Mountain lineage chromosome 4, Tspe_v1, whole genome shotgun sequence genome, the region GACCGAAACGGTTGAAGCCAGGCGaattaaatgattttttaaaGTTTCAGACCAACTCGTCTCGGAACCTATTGAAATCGAGTTGTTTCAACGGTTTCGATCAAGTTCTCTCGTCAGTGGACAACAGTATTGCCGGAGGCAATTAGTATTTAGTGCTCATGGATTATTAAGTGGAATAGGCAATGGAATCGACCTCAGTTGATTCGATTAAGCAGAAATTGGTTGGGAATGTATCGGAATTGGCTGGATTCGGCATCAACCTTAGAAACCCAAATGTACGGTCTATTGGGATCAACATGAATTAGGATTGGGTTCGCCCAATGTGAGCGGTCCAATTCCGATTTTAAAACCCTTTCACCCCACCACCACTATTCTAAGTTTTGGTATATTTGCAGCTCGATACTAATACGATATTGATACAGATCAGCCGATACAGCTAAAATGTGGATTTTTTTAATCGAataataacttttttttatcttgaatCAGACCGATACAAAACGATATCGATGAATATTGATAccaaaaactaaactaaaacctTACCGACCCCTCCCCTTACAAATCTAAATATTGAGATTCAATTGCTTGGATAGCCTATAGGAATAGACAGAAATGCTCATATGAATTCCAATATCTTTGTTCGATAAAATTTTGGTTATCTTTCTTTTGATGACGCTTAGATAGCCTATAAGTTTGGGCACGGAACAGAAGGCTATATGTTGTTTGTACCATTGGACCACAAAACTACCAAGCATGGATTAAGATATCGGATGGGATCTGCAGGTCCCGAAACCAATACAGGACTGATACTAGATCGGTGGTACAAATCCAgagggtgaaaaaaaaaaagaaaattatataaATGAAACCATAAATAATATATAAGCAATATAAGGCCTACATGTAAAGAAGCTCTATCAAGCAGGAAAAAAGAGCTAAGGTGAAGATACTAATACATACATGGATGGGACCAAAATCTTGTAAAAGGAGATTTAACTTTTTTAATCAAttaggggggggagggggggggggttgtaggGGGAGAAACAAATCTACCGTGTAGATTTATCGATCCCAACCAGATTGCCTTCGCCTTTCCCTTGGCCTATCTCTAGAGCTGCAAATATTGGAAATAATAAAATTACTCAGTATAATCAATTGCAGTAGAGTGAAAATTACCACCAAACCAAATTCGGAAAGCTAACCTTTCAGAAATTTTCTGACTTCCATTTTCTCTGGAATTTTCAGAAGCTTTTGCAAATGTTGGAGCGGGATCCAATGAACTTGCTGGCTGTGTTCTATTTAAGTCTCCCCCTATTGAACCACCTGAAACAAAACCATGTAGTACTGGCTTCTTGTTTGCATATGCAGTGGGATTGCTATTTGCACCATGGTTCTGAGAATCAGATGATGCAGCTACAAAATTGCTTCTGAACTGTGCCATCATCCCTGTTCTCAGTGAATTAACAGCAGCAGATCGACTATGAGCTGACTGAGAAGATGTATTTACCGATTCTGCATCATATCCAATGCCCAAGCCATAATCCACACCACGCACCCCTCGCCCACTGCCACCACCTCCCTTTCCCCTCCCTCTTGCTTTTTTCCCACCTGTCCAAGAAAATAGATATCGAAAAAGATGCCCTTCTTATTGCATTAAATCAAGGGGGAATTGCCTAAATCTACCATATaacaaaaagatttacaaaactgGTAGACataaattatgttttagttACAAATTATGaagttaaaaagatttaccaaatccccATGTGAATAAAAGAAGCTAAAGGAAAAAACTCAAAGACCcccaacatccttctctcttctttcttcttctcggGGGGAAAGGACACCACCCCAACTATTCTctcctcccctgcaaccccaccctCGTCCCTGCAAATTCACCCACACCATCAATGACACCATTTTTGTAATCCCTTCATCAATCACCTCTCTCTTAAACCCCTTCGAAGCCAAGACCAGAAGCTGGTAAACAAGAGACGACAAATCTAGTAAATCCACTCCATCCATTCCAGCAGAGACTTTTATGAGAAACTCTCTCGTCCGAACCTTGTCATTAATGAAAATTCACGAAGAAGAGAAACAATGTTGACCAGCAATACCTTCGACCAGTTTGACGAGAGGATGTATTCGGTTTATATTAATAGCCAGCTATTTCTACGAATTACAGAATCCAGTATAATAGGACAGTGTAAACTATCCCTCTGATTAAATCAAGAGCTACTATCATAGTTGATGATAACATCTGCTACAAATAGAAACCCAATTGCCTGGAAAAGTGAGTGGGTTGAAATTGAATTATAGCTTCTGAGTTTACAATAATCTTTTCTCTATCATACCGATGTGATCTGTCGTTAAAACTAAGAAACAAAATCCGACcccttgtttttgttgtttagCTTCCATGTGATTTTCCAGTACTTACACAACTTCATTAACAGTAACACATTGAAAAACTAACCAATTGGATAAGGCAGTGGCAATTtaaagatgagagagaaagaagccCCAAGGCGGGTTTGCAGGGGAGGGATGGGGTAGTGGGGGAGGGCGtgggagaggaagggaaggtgTGGGGCAGGTTTGCAGGGAGGAGGGTGGGATGGGGTTACaagggaggggggaaggagTGGTTGCACGGAGAGAGTGGTTGGTTCCATCGGAGAAGAATaaagaaggaggagagagaaggatgttgAGAGCATTTTAGGTTATTCATTTAGGTTCTTTTACTTCCATGGGGATTTGGTAAATGTTTTTAACTTCATAACTAGtgaatgtaaaacataatttataccTACTAATTTTGATTACTATTTGGTAGATCTAGGCAAGTCCCCCTTAAATCAAATGACACCTGTAGAATATTGACTAGAATTTGACATCTAGTCTGTACAAAGGCACAATAATAAAATTTCATGATACACTAATGTCCTCTAATCCTTACCTTTTGTATTTAATTGGGTTTACTACTCACATAAATAACAAGAACAACAGAAACCAAAGATATACTTCtaggagaaaattttcagaaaacAAGATCATGAGGGAATGGCTTCTACAACCCAACCGATATGATAAGTAGGCATTATACCATCAATATGGGACATCATGTTGCAAGGATAGAATAAACATACCAGATCCTTTCCTTGCATCGCGTTTCGACCTGAATCTCCCATCCTaaatatttaaagaagaaaaagttgaCAAACAATAAGTACAATATCTATGTATCATCCACAAATACAAAGACTGAAATTCCCTATATTCAAACTGCTCCccaatcccccctccccccatgaAAAAAAATGTCAGGGGAGAGGAAGGAGAGTTTCCTGGCACATATAAGCTTGGAAGGATTACATCCCACCAAATTTGGAATCCGtccccctttttatttattttgataagtgagattttttccttgttttttagAGGTCCCTACATCCAAACAGTTCCAAACAGATCTGGCTTTTTGTGGGACATTTCCAAAGCAATATATTGCTACATAGAAAGTTAACCACAAATATATGATGATGTAGACAACGTATCCATAAAATTTGACCACTATCCAAACTTCCAAATGGCAGTTGTGCCAGACTGGTTCAACCTCGTATGTACCAGAaacccactccccccccccccccctgataGACCCAGGCATAATATAGCTTCTCATCTGAAATTATTGGAGTGCATTTTACTGGAATCAAATGTTAGGACTTACCTTTCAAATAAGATGAATAAAGCCTAAACATTGAGATAAATAtgggaaatggaaaaaaaaagcaTCAATTTTGAAGAGGTATGCACCACCCAAAATGGAGATTGCAATAAAATCTAATGTACCCATTAGGCAGCGCAAAAGACTACAACCAGCTATAACAATGCACATCCACACTTTTACTTTGTGTGAAAACAgaaagccctttttttttttttttggaggggttTCTTCATCATGTTCCATCATTCAACAACTTCCACCTAGAAGATCTACGGTGGGTAAAAGGTGATCTGATAGGAAGGCTATAGCCTTTGACTCTACATGTTTTAATTCGACATTCACTATTTGAACACAACATCACTATAATTATTCTGTATTTAATGCAACAGATATCTCTAATATGGGTTCAGCTGGAAAGATaggagggggaaaaaagaacCTTACTTTCATAGCTAGATCCATCAGCTCCATGGAGACATTCTGGCCAGCAGCAATCAAACTGTTTACCAACTCACCAGCAAAGCGTGCCTCTTTCTGTGTGATAAGAGTGTATGCAGTCCCATCCTTCTCTCCAGCACGACCTGTTCTACCAATACGATGGACATGCATGTCCATATCTCTTGCAATATCAAAATTTACAACTGACTTAATTGACTTGATGTCAAGTCCACGAGCAGCAACATCAGTTGCAACCAGGATATGGTATATCCCAGATTTAAATTTTTGTAAAATGTCCATTCGAGAAGCCTGATCTTTATCACCATGAAGAGCTGAAACTTTAAACCCTTTCTGAAGCAATTGTGATTCAACCTCATCAACTGTAGCCTTTTTTGAAGCAAACACTAGAACATCTCCATTGTCGATCATCCCAGGAAGTTTTTCAAGAAGCCAAGGTATCTTCTCAGCATCAGAAGGAATTACTTGGACAACTTGCGTAATATCTTCATTTGCCATTCCCACCTCACCTACTGTAACCCTTACAGGATCACTGAGAATTTCCCTAGCTAACTTTTCAACTTTGTGCGGCATAGTTGCTGAAAAAAGTAAGGTCTGACGATCAGGTCTAATCTGACCAACAATAGACCTTATCTGTGGCTCAAAACCAAGGTCAAACATCCGATCAGCCTCATCAAGAACAAGGTAAGTTGATCTAAACATTGTTACTGCTTTCATCCTCAGCATGTCAATCAATCTCCCAGGAGTGGCAACAACTATCTCACAACCTGCCTTAAGTTCCTTAAATTGTTCAAGTTTAGACATTCCACCATAAATAGCAAAAACACGTATTCCATGAGACTTTGCAAATTTCTTGGACTCTAAATATATTTGATGAGCTAATTCTCTGGTAGGTGCACATATCACTCCTATCGGACCCTCTTCCTTTTCAAGTTCAGGCTGGTCCATAATGTGCATAATCATAGGAAGTACAAAAGCAGCAGTTTTTCCAGAACCGGTTTTTGCAATACCTATGATATCTCT harbors:
- the LOC122658052 gene encoding DEAD-box ATP-dependent RNA helicase 24-like, whose translation is MSKRKFGFEGFGINRPGTYNFEQSQAPQRLYVPPSSRSSGHDNFEDHDVDNIEYDDTDGTNDASKDETGGAGDDDGEIDPLDAFMEGIQEEMRSAPPPKAKDKPEKYMDDEEDDPMESFLRAKKDVGLTLASEVLNAGYDSDEEVYAAAKAVDAGMIEYDSDDNPVIVDKKKIEPIPALDHSSIEYEAFNKDFYKEKSSISGMSEQDVAEYRKSLAIRVSGFDVPRPVKSFDDCGFSSQLMSAITKQGYEKPTPIQCQALPIVLSGRDIIGIAKTGSGKTAAFVLPMIMHIMDQPELEKEEGPIGVICAPTRELAHQIYLESKKFAKSHGIRVFAIYGGMSKLEQFKELKAGCEIVVATPGRLIDMLRMKAVTMFRSTYLVLDEADRMFDLGFEPQIRSIVGQIRPDRQTLLFSATMPHKVEKLAREILSDPVRVTVGEVGMANEDITQVVQVIPSDAEKIPWLLEKLPGMIDNGDVLVFASKKATVDEVESQLLQKGFKVSALHGDKDQASRMDILQKFKSGIYHILVATDVAARGLDIKSIKSVVNFDIARDMDMHVHRIGRTGRAGEKDGTAYTLITQKEARFAGELVNSLIAAGQNVSMELMDLAMKDGRFRSKRDARKGSGGKKARGRGKGGGGSGRGVRGVDYGLGIGYDAESVNTSSQSAHSRSAAVNSLRTGMMAQFRSNFVAASSDSQNHGANSNPTAYANKKPVLHGFVSGGSIGGDLNRTQPASSLDPAPTFAKASENSRENGSQKISESSRDRPRERRRQSGWDR